A single region of the Cereibacter sphaeroides 2.4.1 genome encodes:
- a CDS encoding UDP-N-acetylmuramoyl-L-alanyl-D-glutamate--2,6-diaminopimelate ligase: MADRAATLSALGLTPAGGRGGDIAVTGLAVDSRQVRPGTLFAALPGSRSHGASFVPAALAAGATAILTDAAGAALAREALAGSGAALVLAEDPRQTLAGAAALWFGRQPATVVAVTGTNGKTSVATFTRQIWAALGHAAINIGTTGVEGAFAAPSAHTTPEPITLHRLLAEAAEAGVTHAAMEASSHGLEQRRLDGVHLAAAGFTNFTQDHLDYHETFEAYFAAKAGLFTRVLPDEGTAVVNLDDPRGPEIAALARARAQRVIGTGFHADADLRLLSQRFDATGQDLRFSWQGEVHLARLPLIGGFQAWNVAVAASLAIGAGDAPERVFATFSRLQGVRGRMQLAATRKNGASVFVDYAHTPDALATALKALRPHVMGRIVVVFGAGGDRDRGKRPLMGRAAADHADVLYVTDDNPRTEDPAAIRRAILEACPEAHEVGDRAEAILRGVDALTPGDALLIAGKGHESGQVVGTDIFPFDDAEQASIATAALDGLI; the protein is encoded by the coding sequence ATGGCGGATCGCGCAGCAACACTCTCGGCGCTCGGGCTCACGCCCGCAGGCGGCCGCGGAGGCGACATCGCCGTGACCGGCCTCGCGGTTGACAGCCGGCAAGTGCGCCCCGGCACCCTCTTCGCGGCGCTGCCCGGCTCCCGCAGCCACGGCGCGAGCTTCGTGCCGGCGGCGCTCGCCGCAGGCGCCACCGCGATCCTCACCGATGCCGCCGGCGCGGCGCTCGCGCGCGAGGCGCTCGCGGGCTCGGGCGCGGCCCTCGTCCTGGCCGAGGATCCCCGCCAGACCCTCGCCGGCGCGGCCGCCCTCTGGTTCGGCCGCCAGCCCGCGACCGTGGTCGCCGTAACGGGCACCAACGGCAAGACCTCGGTCGCGACCTTCACCCGCCAGATCTGGGCGGCCCTCGGCCATGCCGCGATCAACATCGGCACGACCGGCGTCGAGGGCGCCTTCGCAGCCCCCTCCGCCCATACCACGCCCGAGCCCATCACCCTCCACCGGCTCCTCGCCGAGGCGGCCGAGGCGGGCGTCACCCATGCCGCCATGGAGGCCTCCTCCCACGGGCTCGAGCAGCGCCGCCTCGACGGCGTGCATCTCGCGGCCGCGGGCTTCACCAACTTCACCCAGGACCATCTCGACTATCACGAGACCTTCGAGGCCTATTTCGCCGCCAAGGCCGGGCTCTTCACCCGGGTCTTGCCCGACGAGGGCACGGCGGTCGTCAATCTCGACGATCCCCGCGGCCCCGAGATCGCGGCCCTCGCGCGGGCGCGCGCGCAACGGGTGATCGGCACGGGCTTTCACGCCGATGCGGACCTGCGCCTTCTCTCGCAGCGCTTCGACGCGACCGGGCAGGACCTCCGCTTCTCCTGGCAGGGCGAGGTGCATCTCGCGCGTCTGCCGCTGATCGGCGGCTTCCAGGCCTGGAACGTCGCGGTCGCGGCCAGCCTCGCCATCGGCGCGGGCGACGCCCCCGAGCGGGTCTTCGCCACCTTCTCCCGGCTTCAGGGCGTGCGCGGGCGGATGCAGCTCGCCGCCACCCGCAAGAACGGTGCCTCGGTCTTCGTCGATTATGCCCATACGCCCGACGCCCTCGCCACCGCCCTCAAGGCGCTGCGCCCGCATGTGATGGGGCGCATCGTCGTCGTCTTCGGTGCCGGCGGCGACCGCGACCGCGGCAAGCGCCCGCTGATGGGCCGCGCCGCGGCAGACCATGCCGACGTGCTCTATGTCACCGACGACAATCCCCGCACCGAGGATCCCGCCGCCATCCGCCGCGCCATCCTCGAGGCCTGCCCCGAGGCGCATGAGGTGGGCGACCGGGCCGAGGCCATCCTGCGCGGCGTCGATGCGCTCACGCCGGGCGACGCGCTCCTCATCGCGGGCAAGGGCCACGAATCGGGCCAGGTGGTGGGCACCGACATCTTCCCCTTCGACGATGCCGAACAGGCGAGCATCGCCACCGCCGCGCTGGACGGGCTGATATGA
- the mraY gene encoding phospho-N-acetylmuramoyl-pentapeptide-transferase, with product MLYLLTAFSDGGDIFNLFRYLTFRAGAAFFTALIFGFLFGRPLIDFLRRKQGKGQPIRDDGPTTHFAKAGTPTMGGLLILSALVVSTLLWARLDNPYVWIVLLVTVAFGLIGFADDYAKVKKQNTKGVPGRVRFLIGLLIAALAAIAAAWSHPPDLTLQLAMPFFKDALINLGWFFVPFAMVVIVGAANAVNLTDGLDGLAIMPVMIAGTTLGVIAYVVGNFNLTDYLGVHFVPGTGELLIFSSALVGGGLGFLWYNAPPAAVFMGDTGSLALGGALGAIAVCTKHEIVLAIVGGLFVTEALSVIIQVLYFKRTGRRVFLMAPIHHHFEKKGWAEPQIVIRFWIISLILALIGLSTLKLR from the coding sequence ATGCTGTATCTCCTGACCGCCTTCTCCGACGGCGGCGACATTTTCAACCTCTTCCGCTACCTGACCTTCCGGGCCGGAGCCGCCTTCTTCACCGCGCTGATCTTCGGCTTCCTCTTCGGCCGCCCGCTGATCGACTTCCTGCGCCGCAAGCAGGGCAAGGGCCAGCCGATCCGGGACGACGGGCCGACCACCCACTTCGCCAAGGCGGGCACCCCCACCATGGGCGGCCTTCTGATCCTCTCGGCACTTGTGGTCTCGACCCTCCTCTGGGCGCGGCTCGACAATCCTTACGTCTGGATCGTCCTCCTCGTGACCGTGGCCTTCGGCCTGATCGGCTTCGCCGACGACTATGCCAAGGTGAAGAAGCAGAACACCAAGGGCGTGCCGGGCCGGGTGCGTTTCCTGATCGGGCTCCTGATCGCCGCGCTCGCGGCCATCGCGGCCGCCTGGTCGCATCCGCCGGATCTGACGCTCCAGCTCGCCATGCCCTTCTTCAAGGATGCGCTCATCAATCTCGGCTGGTTCTTCGTGCCCTTCGCCATGGTGGTGATCGTGGGCGCGGCCAATGCGGTGAACCTCACCGACGGGCTCGACGGGCTGGCCATCATGCCGGTGATGATCGCGGGCACCACCCTCGGCGTGATCGCCTATGTCGTCGGCAACTTCAATCTGACCGACTATCTGGGCGTCCATTTCGTCCCCGGCACGGGCGAGCTTCTGATCTTCAGCTCCGCGCTCGTGGGGGGCGGGCTGGGCTTTCTGTGGTACAACGCGCCCCCGGCCGCGGTCTTCATGGGCGACACGGGCTCGCTCGCCCTGGGCGGCGCGCTCGGCGCCATCGCGGTCTGCACCAAGCACGAGATCGTGCTCGCGATCGTGGGCGGCCTCTTCGTCACCGAGGCGCTCTCGGTCATCATCCAGGTTCTCTATTTCAAGCGCACCGGGCGGCGGGTGTTCCTGATGGCGCCGATCCACCACCATTTCGAGAAGAAGGGCTGGGCCGAGCCGCAGATCGTGATCCGCTTCTGGATCATCTCGCTGATCCTCGCCCTGATCGGCCTCTCGACCCTCAAGCTGCGCTGA
- a CDS encoding GFA family protein, with protein MEGRCICGEVAYRLTERPLFVHCCHCSWCQRESGSAFALNALIETDRIELLAGQPERVAIPSHSGKGQEVLRCPRCRIALWSHYAGAGPLMAFVRVGTLAEPAACPPDIHIYTTTKLPWVRLDEGVPAMADYYARSQHWPEPSLARWKILRERMSG; from the coding sequence ATGGAAGGACGCTGCATCTGCGGGGAGGTCGCCTACCGGCTGACCGAGCGGCCGCTCTTCGTTCATTGCTGTCACTGCAGCTGGTGCCAGCGCGAATCCGGCAGCGCCTTCGCGCTCAACGCCCTGATCGAGACCGACCGGATCGAGCTTCTGGCGGGGCAGCCCGAGAGGGTGGCGATCCCCTCGCATTCGGGCAAGGGGCAGGAGGTGCTGCGCTGCCCGCGCTGCCGGATCGCACTCTGGAGCCATTACGCCGGGGCCGGGCCGTTGATGGCCTTCGTCCGCGTGGGCACGCTGGCAGAGCCCGCGGCCTGTCCGCCCGACATCCACATCTACACCACGACGAAGCTGCCCTGGGTCCGGCTCGACGAGGGCGTGCCGGCCATGGCGGACTATTATGCCCGCAGCCAGCACTGGCCGGAGCCGAGCCTCGCCCGCTGGAAGATCCTGCGCGAACGCATGTCCGGTTGA
- the murD gene encoding UDP-N-acetylmuramoyl-L-alanine--D-glutamate ligase codes for MIPVRGLEGRKVAVLGLGRSGLATARALEAGGAEPLLWDDSPEARAKAEGQGFTVTDLTRERAFEGVALLVTSPGIPHLYPAPNPVIARAMAAGVPVDNDIGLFFRSFATRDWDAFDQMPRVVCVTGSNGKSTTTALIHHILSEAGRPTQMAGNIGRGVLDLDPARDGEVVVLELSSYQTDLARALTPDVAVFTNLSPDHLDRHGGMGGYFAAKRRLFAEGGPDRAVIGVDEPEGLYLAGQLSVAPEDDRVIRISAGQKLERFGWSVFARKGFLAEWRKGRQMASIDLRAMPGLPGAHNHQNACAAYAACRTMGLAPRQIEAALASFAGLPHRSQTVGEKGGVRFVNDSKATNVDSAAKALQAFPKIRWIAGGLGKDGGIVALQPHLGSVVKAYLIGHSARDFALQIGATDHEICETMERAVARAAEEAQPGEVVLLAPAAASFDQYPNFEKRGEDFMEKVKALL; via the coding sequence ATGATTCCCGTCCGCGGCCTCGAGGGCCGAAAGGTGGCCGTGCTCGGCCTCGGCCGTTCCGGTCTTGCCACCGCCCGTGCGCTGGAAGCCGGGGGCGCCGAGCCGCTCCTGTGGGACGACAGCCCCGAAGCGCGCGCCAAGGCCGAGGGGCAGGGCTTCACGGTGACGGATCTCACCCGCGAGCGGGCTTTCGAGGGCGTGGCGCTTCTGGTGACGAGCCCCGGCATCCCGCATCTCTATCCCGCGCCGAACCCGGTTATCGCGCGCGCCATGGCGGCGGGCGTGCCGGTCGACAATGACATCGGCCTCTTCTTCCGCAGCTTCGCCACCCGCGACTGGGACGCGTTCGACCAGATGCCGCGCGTGGTCTGCGTCACCGGCTCGAACGGCAAGTCCACCACCACGGCGCTCATCCATCACATCCTGTCGGAGGCCGGCCGGCCCACGCAGATGGCGGGCAACATCGGCCGCGGTGTGCTCGATCTCGACCCCGCCCGCGATGGCGAGGTGGTGGTGCTGGAGCTCTCCTCCTACCAGACCGATCTCGCCCGCGCGCTGACGCCCGACGTGGCGGTCTTCACCAACCTCTCGCCCGACCATCTCGACCGGCACGGCGGGATGGGCGGCTATTTCGCGGCCAAGCGCCGACTGTTCGCCGAAGGCGGCCCGGACCGCGCCGTGATCGGGGTGGACGAGCCCGAGGGGCTCTATCTCGCGGGCCAGCTGTCGGTTGCGCCCGAGGATGACCGGGTGATCCGTATCTCGGCGGGCCAGAAGCTCGAGCGGTTCGGCTGGTCGGTCTTCGCGCGCAAGGGCTTTCTCGCGGAATGGCGCAAGGGCCGGCAGATGGCCTCGATCGACCTGCGCGCCATGCCGGGCCTGCCCGGGGCGCACAACCACCAGAACGCCTGCGCCGCCTATGCGGCCTGCCGGACGATGGGCCTCGCCCCGCGCCAGATCGAGGCGGCGCTCGCCTCCTTCGCGGGCCTGCCGCACCGGAGCCAGACGGTGGGCGAGAAGGGCGGCGTGCGCTTCGTGAACGATTCGAAGGCCACCAACGTGGACAGCGCGGCCAAGGCGCTGCAGGCCTTCCCGAAGATCCGCTGGATCGCGGGCGGGCTCGGCAAGGACGGCGGGATCGTGGCGCTCCAGCCGCATCTGGGCTCGGTGGTGAAGGCCTATCTCATCGGCCATTCGGCGCGCGATTTTGCGTTGCAGATCGGGGCGACCGACCACGAGATCTGCGAGACGATGGAGCGCGCGGTGGCCCGCGCGGCCGAGGAGGCGCAGCCGGGCGAGGTCGTGCTGCTTGCGCCTGCGGCGGCGAGCTTCGACCAGTATCCGAACTTCGAGAAGCGGGGCGAGGACTTCATGGAGAAGGTGAAGGCCCTGCTGTAA
- a CDS encoding BON domain-containing protein — MAKAPHESPEEGDPKDPYATGDAARPGSATMADRETEQPRDIDDTGRTDASGYDVDPPPDARTRHSHDIGLSDEDAEHQGWREFDSTVEWEGEEPYPAEPATDVEEAAEEEALADEDLADDTGEEAPVADLAEAVTALLEDDLEIDVADLSVEVRGATVILRGSAGSAEDSERAAERAAGVPGVRAVENELSV; from the coding sequence ATGGCAAAGGCGCCGCACGAGAGTCCCGAGGAAGGCGACCCGAAGGATCCCTACGCCACCGGCGACGCTGCGCGGCCCGGCTCGGCCACGATGGCCGACCGCGAGACCGAGCAGCCGCGCGATATCGACGATACCGGCCGCACCGATGCGTCGGGCTACGATGTCGATCCGCCGCCGGACGCCCGAACGCGGCACAGCCACGACATCGGCCTCTCCGACGAGGATGCCGAGCATCAGGGCTGGCGCGAGTTCGACAGCACCGTCGAATGGGAGGGCGAGGAGCCCTATCCGGCCGAGCCCGCCACCGACGTGGAGGAAGCGGCCGAAGAAGAGGCGCTGGCCGACGAGGATCTCGCCGACGATACGGGCGAAGAGGCCCCGGTGGCCGATCTGGCCGAGGCGGTGACGGCGCTCCTCGAGGACGATCTCGAGATCGACGTGGCCGACCTCTCGGTCGAGGTGCGCGGCGCGACGGTGATCCTGCGCGGCAGCGCGGGCAGCGCCGAGGACAGCGAGCGCGCCGCCGAACGCGCGGCAGGCGTGCCGGGCGTGCGCGCGGTCGAGAACGAGCTCTCCGTCTGA
- a CDS encoding UDP-N-acetylmuramoyl-tripeptide--D-alanyl-D-alanine ligase, with amino-acid sequence MTPLWTSDEAAATTGGRATRAFAATGVSIDTRSLGPGDLFVALTDQRDGHAFVAEALARGAAAALVSRRPEGLPEDAPLLLVPDVLEGLRALGRAARARTRARVVGVTGSVGKTSTKEMLRATLGGQGTVHAAEASYNNHWGVPLTLARMPADVDFAVVEIGMNHPGEIAPLSRLARPHLALITTVAAAHLEAFDSLSAIAEEKAAILEGLEPAGRAILPAGLEVSPVLAARAAALGVPAVTFGQTADADWRLADIQITPEATVARASHAGGTFLFKVLTPGRHFASNALATLAAAEALGLDLTIAACDLGLWTPPSGRGTRERIALDPVDEAGFDLIDDAFNANPASMAASLELLAAMAPTDGVGRIAAGRRIAILGDMLELGPTEAELHRAVADHPALAEIALVHCVGPRMRALHEALPRRQRGEWVETAAELVPRARLLVDAGDIVLVKGSKGIKVSLVVDALRKLGQSSPSRT; translated from the coding sequence ATGACCCCCCTCTGGACCTCCGACGAGGCCGCCGCCACGACGGGCGGCCGCGCCACCCGCGCCTTCGCCGCCACAGGCGTCTCGATCGACACCCGCAGCCTCGGGCCGGGCGACCTCTTCGTGGCGCTCACCGACCAGCGCGACGGCCACGCCTTCGTGGCCGAGGCGCTGGCCCGTGGCGCCGCCGCGGCGCTGGTCTCGCGCCGCCCGGAAGGCCTCCCCGAGGATGCGCCGCTCCTTCTCGTGCCCGATGTGCTGGAAGGGCTCCGCGCGCTCGGCCGCGCGGCCCGCGCCCGGACCCGCGCCCGCGTCGTGGGCGTGACGGGCTCGGTCGGCAAGACCTCGACCAAGGAGATGCTGCGCGCCACGCTCGGCGGGCAGGGCACCGTCCATGCCGCCGAGGCCTCCTACAACAACCACTGGGGCGTGCCGCTCACGCTGGCGCGGATGCCCGCCGACGTGGATTTCGCCGTCGTCGAGATCGGCATGAACCATCCGGGCGAGATCGCCCCGCTGTCGCGCCTCGCCCGGCCGCATCTGGCCCTCATCACCACCGTGGCCGCGGCCCATCTCGAGGCCTTCGACAGCCTCTCCGCCATCGCCGAGGAGAAGGCCGCGATCCTCGAGGGGCTCGAGCCGGCCGGGCGCGCGATCTTGCCCGCCGGGCTCGAGGTGTCGCCGGTGCTCGCAGCCCGCGCCGCGGCGCTGGGCGTGCCGGCCGTGACCTTCGGCCAGACGGCCGACGCCGACTGGCGCCTCGCCGACATCCAGATCACCCCCGAGGCCACCGTCGCGCGGGCGAGCCATGCCGGCGGAACCTTCCTCTTCAAGGTGCTGACGCCGGGCCGGCATTTCGCCTCGAACGCGCTCGCCACTCTGGCCGCGGCCGAGGCGCTCGGGCTCGATCTCACCATCGCCGCCTGCGACTTGGGTCTCTGGACGCCGCCCTCGGGCCGCGGCACGCGCGAGCGCATCGCGCTCGACCCGGTGGACGAGGCAGGCTTCGACCTGATCGACGATGCCTTCAACGCCAATCCCGCCTCGATGGCGGCGAGCCTCGAGCTTCTGGCCGCGATGGCGCCCACCGACGGGGTCGGGCGGATCGCCGCCGGCCGCCGGATCGCCATCCTCGGCGACATGCTCGAACTCGGGCCCACCGAGGCAGAGCTGCATCGTGCGGTGGCCGACCATCCCGCCCTGGCCGAGATCGCCCTCGTTCACTGCGTGGGCCCCCGGATGCGGGCGCTCCACGAGGCGCTGCCGCGCCGCCAGCGCGGCGAATGGGTCGAGACCGCGGCCGAGCTCGTGCCGCGGGCCCGTCTGCTCGTCGATGCGGGCGACATCGTGCTGGTGAAGGGCTCGAAAGGGATCAAGGTCAGCCTGGTGGTTGACGCGCTCCGCAAACTGGGCCAGTCGAGCCCATCCAGGACCTGA
- the murC gene encoding UDP-N-acetylmuramate--L-alanine ligase — translation MNAATKLPGELGPIHFVGIGGIGMSGIAEVLMTLGYRVQGSDAKASKITERLVSLGATFFEGQRAGNLGEAAVVVISSAIKKGNPELEEARLRGLPVVRRAEMLAELMRMRSNIAIAGTHGKTTTTTMVATLLDKGGFDPTVINGGVIHAYGSNARAGAGEWMVVEADESDGSFNRLPATIAIVTNIDPEHMEHWGSFDALRKGFYDFVTNIPFYGLAVCCTDHAEVQALVGRVTDRRIVTFGFNAQADVRAINLRYENGIAHFDVALQSEGTGHVIEGMSLPMPGDHNVSNALAAVAVARHLGMKKDEIREALAAFGGVNRRFTKVGEVGGVTIIDDYGHHPVEIAAVLKAARQAVKGRVIAVHQPHRYSRLHSLFDDFCTCFNEADVVAIAEVYAAGEDPIPGAGRDDLVAGLIAHGHRHARAILCEDDLERLVREQARPGDMVVCLGAGTISAWANNLPARLMGKAA, via the coding sequence ATGAACGCCGCAACGAAGCTGCCGGGGGAACTCGGCCCCATCCATTTCGTCGGCATCGGCGGCATCGGCATGTCGGGCATCGCCGAGGTGCTGATGACACTGGGCTACCGCGTGCAGGGCTCGGATGCGAAGGCCTCGAAGATCACCGAGCGGCTGGTGTCGCTGGGCGCCACCTTCTTCGAGGGGCAGCGCGCGGGCAACCTCGGCGAGGCGGCGGTCGTCGTGATCTCCTCGGCGATCAAGAAGGGCAATCCCGAGCTCGAGGAGGCGCGGCTGCGCGGCCTGCCGGTGGTGCGCCGGGCCGAGATGCTGGCCGAGCTGATGCGGATGCGCTCGAACATCGCCATCGCGGGCACCCACGGCAAGACCACGACCACTACCATGGTGGCCACCCTTCTGGACAAGGGCGGCTTCGATCCGACCGTCATCAACGGCGGCGTGATCCATGCCTATGGCTCGAACGCCCGGGCGGGCGCCGGCGAATGGATGGTGGTCGAAGCGGACGAATCGGACGGCTCGTTCAACCGCCTGCCCGCGACCATCGCCATCGTGACGAACATCGACCCCGAGCACATGGAGCACTGGGGCTCGTTCGATGCGCTGCGCAAGGGCTTCTACGACTTCGTCACCAACATCCCCTTCTACGGCCTCGCCGTCTGCTGCACCGACCATGCCGAGGTGCAGGCGCTGGTCGGCCGCGTGACCGACCGCAGGATCGTGACCTTCGGCTTCAACGCGCAGGCCGACGTGCGCGCGATCAACCTGCGCTACGAGAACGGCATCGCCCATTTCGACGTGGCCCTGCAGTCCGAAGGAACGGGCCATGTGATCGAGGGCATGAGCCTGCCGATGCCGGGCGACCATAACGTGTCGAACGCGCTGGCCGCGGTCGCGGTGGCCCGCCATCTCGGCATGAAGAAGGACGAGATCCGCGAGGCCTTGGCGGCCTTCGGCGGCGTCAACCGGCGCTTCACCAAGGTGGGCGAGGTGGGCGGCGTCACCATCATCGACGATTACGGCCACCATCCGGTCGAGATCGCGGCGGTGCTGAAGGCCGCGCGGCAGGCGGTGAAGGGGCGGGTGATCGCGGTCCACCAGCCGCACCGCTACAGCCGGCTCCATTCGCTGTTCGACGACTTCTGCACCTGCTTCAACGAGGCCGATGTGGTGGCCATCGCCGAGGTCTATGCCGCGGGCGAGGATCCGATCCCGGGGGCCGGCCGCGACGATCTGGTGGCGGGGCTCATCGCCCACGGCCACCGGCACGCGCGCGCCATCCTCTGCGAGGACGATCTCGAGCGGCTGGTGCGCGAGCAGGCCCGGCCGGGCGACATGGTCGTGTGCCTCGGCGCGGGCACCATCTCGGCCTGGGCGAACAACCTGCCCGCGCGTCTGATGGGGAAGGCGGCGTAA
- a CDS encoding UDP-N-acetylglucosamine--N-acetylmuramyl-(pentapeptide) pyrophosphoryl-undecaprenol N-acetylglucosamine transferase codes for MGRPLLLIAAGGTGGHMFPAQALAEAMVRRGWRVKLSTDARGARYAGGFPHVVEIEEVSSATFARGGPLAKALVPLRIAGGVASAVAGFLRDRPSVVVGFGGYPSIPALSAAVALRLPRMIHEQNGVLGRVNRLFAPRVQAVCCGTWPTDLPEGVEGYYTGNPVRAAVLERAAAPYIVPGDYPMSLVVIGGSQGARVLSDVVPEAIARLPEEILANLRIAHQAREEDVARVTEAYDRAGLLAEVKTFFTDIPRRLSEAQLVISRSGASSVADISIIGRPAILVPFAAATADHQTANARGLVEAEAAILIPESALDPGALSEHIAAVLSQPDAARQMARNALAHGRPDATERLVEVVEHLARKET; via the coding sequence ATGGGCCGGCCGCTCCTCCTGATCGCAGCGGGAGGGACGGGGGGGCACATGTTTCCCGCTCAGGCCCTGGCCGAGGCGATGGTCCGCCGCGGCTGGCGCGTGAAGCTGTCCACCGATGCGCGCGGCGCCCGCTATGCCGGGGGCTTCCCCCATGTCGTCGAGATCGAGGAGGTGAGCTCGGCCACCTTCGCGCGCGGCGGCCCGCTGGCCAAGGCGCTGGTCCCCCTCCGCATCGCGGGCGGCGTGGCCTCGGCCGTCGCGGGCTTCCTGCGCGACCGGCCCTCGGTGGTGGTGGGCTTCGGCGGCTATCCCTCGATTCCCGCGCTGTCGGCGGCCGTGGCGCTGCGTCTGCCGCGGATGATCCACGAGCAGAACGGGGTGCTCGGCCGGGTGAACCGGCTGTTTGCGCCGCGCGTGCAGGCGGTCTGCTGCGGAACCTGGCCCACGGACCTGCCCGAGGGGGTCGAGGGCTACTACACCGGCAATCCCGTCCGGGCCGCGGTGCTCGAGCGGGCCGCCGCCCCCTATATCGTGCCCGGCGACTATCCGATGAGCCTCGTCGTCATCGGCGGCAGTCAGGGCGCGCGGGTCCTCTCGGACGTGGTGCCCGAAGCCATCGCGCGGCTGCCCGAGGAGATCTTGGCCAACCTCCGCATCGCCCATCAGGCGCGCGAGGAGGATGTGGCGCGCGTCACCGAAGCCTATGACCGGGCGGGGCTTCTGGCCGAGGTGAAGACCTTCTTCACCGACATTCCGCGCAGGCTCTCGGAGGCGCAGCTCGTGATCTCGCGCTCGGGCGCCTCGTCGGTGGCCGACATCTCGATCATCGGCCGGCCCGCGATCCTCGTGCCCTTCGCGGCGGCCACTGCCGATCACCAGACCGCGAACGCCCGCGGCCTCGTCGAGGCCGAGGCCGCCATCCTCATCCCGGAATCCGCGCTTGACCCCGGCGCGCTCTCGGAGCACATCGCCGCGGTGCTGTCGCAGCCCGACGCGGCGCGGCAGATGGCGCGCAATGCGCTGGCCCACGGCCGCCCCGATGCCACCGAGCGTCTCGTCGAGGTGGTGGAGCATCTGGCAAGGAAAGAGACATGA
- the ftsW gene encoding putative lipid II flippase FtsW, translating into MTEMVYGSMPVRATEPVLPRWWRTIDKWSLTSILVLFGIGLLLGLAASVPLATRNGLDPFYYVQRQAFFGGMAIVAMFAVSMMSPDMVRRLGVLGFAGAFVALVLLPFFGTDFGKGAVRWFSFGFASVQPSEFLKPGFVILGAWLMAASQELNGPPGKSFSFALTTVIVLLLAMQPDFGQAALVLFGWSVMYFVAGAPMTLIAIIMSIVGAGAFFAYNSSEHFARRIDGFLNPDLDPRTQLGYATNAIQEGGFFGVGVGEGQVKWSLPDAHTDFIIAVAAEEYGLILVLIILALYGTVTVRSLFRLMRERDPFIRLAGTGLACIFGVQAMINMGVAVRLLPAKGMTLPFVSYGGSSVIAAGVTVGMLLAMTRSRPQGEIGDILFKRGR; encoded by the coding sequence ATGACTGAGATGGTCTATGGCTCCATGCCCGTGCGGGCAACCGAGCCGGTTCTTCCCCGCTGGTGGCGCACCATCGACAAATGGTCGCTGACGTCGATTCTGGTGCTGTTCGGGATCGGGCTCCTGCTCGGCCTCGCGGCCTCGGTGCCGCTGGCCACGCGCAACGGGCTCGACCCGTTCTATTATGTCCAGCGGCAGGCCTTCTTCGGCGGCATGGCGATCGTGGCGATGTTCGCGGTCTCGATGATGTCGCCCGACATGGTGCGCCGCCTGGGCGTGCTGGGATTCGCCGGCGCCTTCGTGGCCCTCGTGCTGCTGCCCTTCTTCGGAACCGACTTCGGCAAGGGCGCGGTGCGCTGGTTCTCGTTCGGCTTCGCCTCGGTGCAGCCGTCGGAATTCCTCAAGCCCGGCTTCGTGATCCTCGGCGCCTGGCTCATGGCCGCGAGCCAGGAGCTGAACGGCCCGCCCGGCAAGAGCTTCTCCTTCGCCCTCACCACCGTGATCGTGCTCCTCCTCGCGATGCAGCCGGACTTCGGTCAGGCCGCACTGGTGCTCTTCGGCTGGAGCGTGATGTATTTCGTGGCCGGTGCGCCCATGACGCTGATCGCCATCATCATGAGCATCGTGGGCGCGGGCGCCTTCTTCGCCTACAACTCGTCCGAGCACTTCGCGCGCCGGATCGACGGCTTCCTGAACCCCGATCTCGATCCGCGCACCCAGCTGGGCTACGCCACGAACGCCATCCAGGAGGGCGGCTTCTTCGGCGTGGGTGTGGGCGAGGGGCAGGTGAAATGGTCGCTGCCCGACGCGCATACCGACTTCATCATCGCGGTCGCGGCCGAGGAATACGGGCTGATCCTCGTCCTCATCATCCTCGCGCTCTACGGCACGGTGACGGTGCGCAGCCTCTTCCGGCTGATGCGCGAGCGCGATCCCTTCATCCGCCTCGCAGGCACGGGCCTTGCCTGCATCTTCGGCGTGCAGGCCATGATCAACATGGGCGTGGCCGTGCGGCTGCTGCCGGCCAAGGGCATGACGCTGCCCTTCGTGAGCTATGGCGGCTCGTCGGTGATCGCGGCGGGGGTGACGGTGGGGATGCTGCTGGCCATGACCCGCTCGCGCCCGCAGGGCGAGATCGGCGACATCCTCTTCAAGCGGGGGCGGTGA
- a CDS encoding SRPBCC domain-containing protein — MADEIQIGPGSATRLEFRRHFAATPEQLWAALTSPALLPAWLFARGWPMTECVFEPHKGGLIRQVWTGPEGRTRGLTGRVILAEPPHRLIHSELYDEDWTGGETLVTLQLLPVEGGTELAMAVDYATPEARDAVAASAMATEMEEAYRHLDVMLAA; from the coding sequence ATGGCGGACGAAATCCAGATCGGCCCCGGGAGCGCCACGCGCCTCGAGTTCCGGCGGCATTTCGCGGCGACCCCCGAACAGCTCTGGGCCGCCCTCACGAGCCCCGCGCTCCTTCCGGCCTGGCTCTTCGCGAGGGGCTGGCCCATGACCGAGTGCGTGTTCGAGCCCCACAAGGGCGGCCTCATCCGACAGGTCTGGACCGGGCCCGAGGGCCGCACGCGGGGTCTCACCGGCCGGGTGATCCTGGCCGAACCGCCGCACCGGCTGATCCACAGCGAGCTCTATGACGAGGACTGGACGGGCGGCGAGACGCTCGTGACCCTGCAGCTTCTGCCCGTAGAGGGCGGCACCGAACTTGCGATGGCGGTGGACTACGCCACGCCCGAGGCGCGCGACGCGGTCGCCGCTTCGGCCATGGCGACCGAGATGGAGGAGGCCTATCGCCACCTCGACGTCATGCTCGCCGCCTGA